The sequence below is a genomic window from Paenibacillus silvisoli.
CGTCAGTAACTGTGAACTTGTCAACGATCGAGTTGTCGCTCACGTAGAATACAAGACCAGCATAAGTTACGCTCTTACCGCCTGCAGGAGCGCCTGTCAGGTCGATATCGCCGTTAGGCAATGCAACTTTTTGACCAGCTGCGTCAGTAAGTGTAAGTGGAAGTACATAACCGTCTTTTACGGAGATGCGAGCATCGCCGGAAACTGGTTGTACTTGATCCAGCTTGATGGAAGTTGCCGAGCTGCCGTTGATTACTTTCAGTTGTTTGTTAACGGAAAGACCAGCGGATGGGTAGATTGCAGTAACGCTGATAACGTCATTGATTGCTGCTGCGTCGTCGCCTGTTTTCAGGTCCAGAGTGGAACCGTTTTTCAGTTGCTTGGACTTCGTTACGTTGTACGAAGTAACTTGTGCAGCTGCGCCCATATCTTCACCGAATTGGTTGTAAACTTTAACGCCAAGATCTTGGCCGTCTACTTGTTGAAGAGCTGTTGCAGTGATGTCTACTTTCTTAGCTGTTTCGTCTTCCACTTTAAGTGTAAGAGCGTCCATGCCTTTAACAGTCAGCGTGTAGTCGCCAGCTGGCAGGTAAGCTACAGCCAGGTCAACCGACTTGTTGTCAGCTGCGAAAGTTGCAGTTACAGGGTAAGTTGTCAGGCTGTTTTTCAACTCGTAAGTCAGCGCAGCTTTTTCTTCTGCTGTAACTTCTTTGTTGAATTTAACTGTTACTTTTTTAGCGCCGGATTGTTTAGCTTCCGTTGCTTTCAGAACAGTTTCTTCTGGTTGTGCAAGATCGTAAGCAACGTCTACCAGCATAGCGCGAGTAGCGTTAACTTGGTACGTAGGAAGTTCTGGGATCAGACCAGCTTCAATAGCTGCTGCTACGAAACCTTTAGCCCAAGGGGATACTGTACCAGCTACTGTACCGTCAGCTTTTGGCTCGATGCCAGCTACCAGGTCAGCAACTTTAGCGATTTGCTCTACAGTTACTTTGCCGGATGGGCCGAATTTGCCGTTGCCAAGACCGTTCAGAAGACCAGCTTCTGTAGCAGCGCCGATGAAGCCAGCTGCCCAGTGAGTTTTTGCAACGTCGGAGTAAACGTTCGCTGCGGAGTTTTCTGCAAGCTCAGTCAACTTTGTAAGTACTTTCGCGAACTCAGCGCGAGTCATTTCTTTTTCAAGACCAGCAGAGCCGTCCGGGAAGCCGTTCAGGACACCTGCTTCTTTAAGAGCGTCGAACTTTTGTTGCGTAGTCAATTCTTGTGCTGCGTCAGCTGCGAATGCTACTGCCGATGTGGACAGAGTCATAGCTGCTGCCACTAATAGAGATAAACTTTTTTTCATAACCTTTTTGTCTCCTCCTCTAATATACATCAGTGCTTGAGAGTTTTGTTTAGAATATAGTTTGCTCGTTTGTCTCATTGGTTGGTTCACCCCCTTTCGCGAGTAGAGCAGAATTCGTATTAATAATGTCTGCAAGCTGTTTCCCTGTAGGAACTTGTCGCAGAATCTTGTAAACAAAAGTTGACAAGAAAATATTGGTAGAGTCTGAACACCACTTTAACATTATACAATGGCCTATTTCTAGCGTAAAGAGTAATTTGAGAATTAGTTCCAAGTACTCCGCTACGCCCGCTCAGTTTTCTTGCTGCCTGGTTCATGTAATTAAACGCACAAGTTTCGAAAAAGTTGCGCCATGAGGAAAAGTTTTTTTAATCTTCTTCTCATGATTCTTATTTCAAAATTTGTCGATAAGTCGCATGAACTAGAACAACTTGTCTACCACGAGACTTATTATAGACCGAATGTCCTATATTCGTCGATAGATAACATTTGCCATGTAAAGATAACTCTAGCAACGCCTTGAAGTACTTCTAACTAATTGAAAGCCGCCCGGATTTCTTCCGGGCGGCCCTTTCATTGCCAGCTTAATTCAGTTTAGGAAGTCGCTTAAGATCCGCGAGCACCTTACCCATTATGATTGCCGCGTCCGAGCGAAGCAAGCTCGACTTCGGCTCGAATGTGTAGCCTTTCTTCGGATCTGCCGGATCAATCGGCGAACCTTTAATGTATCCTTTCTTAGCTATTGCAAGAACGGATGCTTTGGCGTAGTAATCGATCTCCGTATAATCCTTAAACGTCTTCTGTAGTTCTTTATCGATCTTGTCTGCGTCGGTTTCCAGTTTCAAATTCAGCGCCCTAGCAAGGAAGACCGTTGCATCGCCACGCGATAAGTTGGCGGTCGGTTCAAAGGCGCGAGGCTGCATGCCTCTAACAATGCCTTCGCGAGCAGCTGTCTCAATCGTACTGTAGTCCCATAACGCATCTTGGTTAATGATTGGAGGCACATCGTCGAAGTGCGGCTTGCTCAGCTCATAGTTGAGCGGAATATTGAGCGCTTTGACGATCATGCTCGTGAATTCGCCGCGTGTCGTATACATATCTGCGCCGAAATCATCGAAATTGGCCGCATTCATAACGCCCTTGGAATAGATAGCTTCCAAATAGTTGCGCGCATACGGATGATTCGTTACATCCGAGAATGAATAACCCATTTTTGCGGTAACGTAATAACCGAACTGATCAAACGGAACCGTAATCGTATTTTTCTTCGTATCCACGGTACCGCCAAGGTTGACCCAGTACTTATTCTTTACGTCGTAGCGGAACACCGTAACAATCGTTCCGGCTGTATTGCGGATGCTCGGGTCAAACGAAAGCGTCAATGTACCGCGTTTAGATAGAATGAGTTCACGATCATCCGGACGTTCGTCATAGGTCGGAATCTTCGTATCGCTTGGCCCTTTGGCGCCTGGATACTGGTACGGATCCACGCCCATCTTAAGCGGATCGTAGATCGCTGTATTCGTGTCATCCGCAAGTCCGGCATCAATCCAGTAAACCGGGCTGGCTTTCACGAATCGGGTTGGGAACGACACTCTAAACCGCGTCCCGAAATTCTGCATAATCAAATCAAAGTCGGCCGGCGGACTATCATACTCGCGGCGGTCTACAACGCCATCCTCGGGGTTCGCAATGGCAAACAACAGCTTATGGCCCGTAAAGACTTGGCCCTTCAAGTTAGCCGGAACGTTGTAATCGCGGCGAATGAGCGATGTGCCCTTCGGGAACGTCAACGATAACGCTCCATCGAATACTTTGTTTGAGTTTTTCATCGCGTCCAAGTACTGCGCGCCCGGAATGTTCGTAGGCGTATAGGTCACTTCGAATATATCGCTTACTTTGTCGGTACTGCTCTCGATCGTGAAGCTGATTTTGTTCACGCCCGGTTTGAGTCCCGACACCGTTGCTTTAAATGCATTGGGGTACTCAACACCGTTCGCCGAATTATTATCGGCATCGTAAGCGAACTTATCCGCTGCGAGCTTATTAATCGTAACTTTGCTTGCGCCTTTGGCATTGATGATGACATCGACGTAGTTTTTATTAACGATGCCCTCGGCCGGTAAATACGGTCTAAGGATCTTGTACGGCAGTACCGTCGGGTCTACCTCCAAACGAAACGTCGCTTTCGGTCCCGTATCTCCGCTGTTGTAAACATTGAACAAATAAACGCTTGAGCTGCCATCCGCGTTCAATTCCTGCTTCCGAAGCATGAATTTAAACGATTCGGTTTGGACGTCATACTGAACGACCAAGTCGCTATTAATGTTGCCGTTGGCCGGAAAGATGCCAAGCGGCGTGTCGCCGTCTACTATTTGAAACGGATCGCTGAGCTTCCAGGTGATGGCGGTCGTTTGAGAAGCGCTTGTGATTTTCAAAATGTAGTCGTCCGCATCTTTGTGTCCATTGCTAACCGCCAACAGAGACGGCATTTTCAATTCAACCGCAGCTTTTGATTTCCCTAAGTCAATGAAGTCGAATGTTCCGCTCACATTCATAAAAGGCTCGGTCGTCGTATAGATAGAGCCGGTCTTCGGGAAGTTAGGGTCATTCAAAATCGGTTGCGGATTTTGAATCAGATCCTCATAGGTGAATGGGAACACGCCTGTCGTACCCGGAGCCGGAATGATCGGCAGGTTGGTCGGTGTTTTGTTCACCTTCACGACCTTCTCGTAATAACTCTTGGAGCTCTGATAAACAAACTTAATGACGTTCTCGCCGTTGAACATCGCGTCCAACGCTTTCTCCTGCCACGATGGACTGCTAGCATCTTCCTTAAGCTTGAAGCTTGAAATGTCTCCGTCTTGTTCAAGAGGGAAAGGGACATTATTAATGTAGAAATAGACGGTGCGCGGTCCGTTGGTATTATCGTACCTAATTTCGGACGTATTATTAATGTTCTGCAGCGAACCATGGAAGTTGCCCAGCTTATTCAAAATAATTTCCGTGACACGGGCGCTTGTTGCCATCGTCGTATCATCGGAAACGGGCATGCCATCAAAAATCTTGTCAAAATTAGCGTAAGGACCATAAAGCAGCGTAAACTTCGCCGATGCCGTGTCTCCTCCCGCTACCTGCAAGGTGATGGTTTGCGTACCTTCATACGGCATTTTATAAAATTCAATGACGACGCGCTGGAAAACCTCCGGATTGCCGTTAACGGTTTTCGTAACCAGCGATTGCTCGCGAATCGCATATTCGCCGGAGGCAAGCGATTGTCCTGCGGACGGGACCGGTTTGAGAATCGGAGTGAAATTATGACCGTATAAGTCGGATATTTTGGTCGCCACTACCGGGTCTGTGCCGCTGGCATTTCCGACCAGAACTTCGATGCCTACAGGCAAACCGTAAATGTTCTTTCCTTCGAGCGGCGTGCCTTCGATATTTTGGTGACTTCCTGGCTTATATCCGGTCAAGTAGTTAATTTGACTGATGAAGGGCTCGTCTTTGTCTCGGAGCGAAAAGTAGAGCGCATCCGTGCCTTGCTCCGTTGGCGTTACGTTCAGATGAACGTTTTCCTCATTACGAGCGGTTAGCTTTACATTGTAAGTCGCACCGAAGTCGAAAGCACTCGCCGCGCCCAAATCGATTGTATATTCATATACAAAAAATTTATCCGTTGGCAATGGCGGTCCAATCGCAGTCGTCACGGTAATAGCGCCAAGCGCAATATCGGTATAGTTTAATTCCGTCGTTTTCTTGAAGCTTGCTTTCATGGAGTCAAGCGGCACCGCCGGATTCGGGTGAGGCGTTTCTGAAGATCCGGCTGGCTCGATAAAGTAGCTGTTCGGCACAATGACTTTACCGGTCAGCAATAAGTTATTCGACGTATCGACGACAAAGTTAGGGTTATATTCCAACGCAGCCGACTGTAAGTTCGAATTAGGCGGGTTAACGTCCATCTCGTTGATATTCACGTCGTAAAACGTCACGCTGCCGTTATAGAACGCAATGTCACGCGAAGTCTCGATGACCTGCGTACCGTTCTTGATACGGATCGTGACTTGGTTTTTACCTTTTTGCAGCGTAATCGGGGCAGCCGCGAACGAGTTGTTATTCGAGCTGTTGACCGAATACGTTTTGCTGCTCCCGTTCACGACGATTGTTACTTGCTGCGCATTAGGCGCTTTACCAGTAATGCTGATATCCGCAGAACTGCGTCCACGCGACGTCGAGGATTGGACAACCGTCGTACCGTTCTCCATAATCGGGAAGTTGTTTCCGTCCAAGCTTGCCGTCAAATCAAACAGCATTGGACCGTCACGGTACTCAACGTAGATGGAGTTCGCCACCTCGCCGCCGCTTTGCGTACCTTTGAACGTAAGTTTATTCAGTCCCGGGAACAGCTGGATATTGAAAATCTGGATACTGGATCCGCTTACGGATATATTGCTCGTGAGATTCTCTCGCTTGTTGTCTTTATCGCTAATATTATTCGGATTAGAAGGATCGGTAATCTGATACACGCTATACGAAATAGATGACGGATCCACGTTGCTGATCGTCCCCTGCAATGTAATGCGTTCCTCCGTCGTAACTCTCGGGGATGCAATCTGGTCGCTTTCGCTTGGGAACGCGAAATTGCCAGTCGCAGCCTGAGCGGTCTCAATGCGATTAGCGGGCAATACTTGAATAATTAGGGCCAGCATGACAAACAACGTAACTAATTTCCTGATCACAGTGCGCCTCCTCCACTTCAGTCCACTTCTCTTAGTTTGGTGTACCTTTTTTATCGGCGCTGGGCTTTCAAAAGTTTAGCTATTTCCTAGAAATCTCCCGATTGGAAAGTCCCGGTAAAAACAAAAACTTCGTTCCCGTTTGGGAACGAAGTTCATTAGCTTAGCATTCATGCATTATTTCGAGCGTGATTCCTGTGTGCTTCCAAGCAGCAGACGCTGCAGGAAGTTCAATACCGGGCGGCGCGTTTTGTCCACGATGCCGATCAGCTCGGCGCCGATCTGAAGAATGAACACAAGCACCAGAATAACGCCGAATGTAATCCAGTTGGCTGCATCGGACTGTACGATCGTCGATTGCAGGACGGCGCAAACGCCGAATATCGATGCGATGCCGTAAATGATCAATACCGTGCGGCGGTGGCTGAAGCCAAGCTCGCGCAGGCAGTGATGCAAATGGCCTTTGTCCGGCGCGAAGATCGGTTTCTTGTTGACCCAGCGGCGAACGATTGCGAAGAACGTGTCCGACAGCGGCACGCCGATAATCAAAAGCGGCGTAACGAAGGAGACCATCGTTACCTGCTTGAAGCCCATCATCGACAGCGTCGCAAGCGCGAAGCCGAGGAACAAGGAACCGGTGTCGCCCATAAAGATTTTGGCCGGATGAAAATTGTAAACCAGGAAGCCGATGACGCCGCCAAGGAGCAGCGCGCACAGCAGAATGACGGGAGCCGAGCCCATGAACGCAGCCATCACGAGAATGCTGCTGATCGCGATACCGGACACGCCTGCTGCCAGACCGTCCAAGCCGTCGATCAAATTGATCGCGTTCGTGACGCCGACAATCCAGACGATCGTCAGCGGGATGCTGATCCAAGCCGCTACAGGCTGCATTGCTTCGCCGAACGGAATGTTAACGAGATCGATCTTAACGCCGAAGCCCAGAACGACAACGGATGCCGCAATCAATTGGCCCAGCAGTTTTACTTTTGCCGACAGTTCAAACCGGTCGTCCAGCGCGCCGATGATGACGATGATCGAGCCGCCTGCCAGCAGAGCGTTGATCAAATTGTAATCGTAGTCGCGAAGCAAGCCTTCCGGAATGAAAGCTTTGACCGCGAAATAAGCGCCGATGAATGCTGCGTATATGCCTAAACCGCCAAGTCGCGGCATGATCCTTGTGTGTACTTTACGATGGTTGGGCTTGTCGATGGCCCCGATTTTGTTTGCGAACTTAATGACAAACGGGGTAAGCACAAGCGCAAGACATAACGAAATGATAAATCCGATTGTGTAGAGTACGACCTGACTCATTTCCATCTCCCTTTCATAGCTATCGCCGGATAGAATTATACGCTGTTTGAAAAAGAAACTCCACTCTCATTTTCAAGCAATTTTCACGGATTTCGCCTTTAAATCGCTTGCTTGGCCGAGGTTTTCCGACATTTTCTTTCTCGCACAGCGTATTCGCTACATTTTTCGGCGGTACTTATAAGCTTTAGTATACGCTGCTCGTGCTGGGGAGAGGGAGATTCTACATATTGATTAACGTAAGTAGGTTGAAATTTGTTTCGCCGGCCAACGCGCTTCTTGTTTTAATTGCTCGATAGCCGCTTGATGCTGCGAGCGCCATCCCTCCGGATCGTTGAGCAGCTTGCTCATCGCCGCAACGAAAGCTTCCGGATCGAGTGCCTCTGTCGTACCGATCGGCGTCAGCCCGATCCGATTCAGGAACTGATCGATCTTCGGATCGTAGGACAGCCCGAGCATCGGCACGGACTGGTTTGCCGCGTAAATCAGCGCATGCAAGCGCATGCCAAGCAGCGCATCGCAACGGCTGACCTCCAGCAGCATCTGCTGCGGGTCGTCGCCGGCTTCGGCGATTTCGGCAACGCTGCCGCCGATGTCGCCGAGCTTCTCCATCACCCATAGCGACGCTTCCGCGTCCGATGGGGTGTGAAAAGGCAAGAACCGCAGCCGCACCGCCCGGCTGCGGGCCAGCGCGCCAAGCGCGGCGGCGAACCGCGCCAGGTCGGCGCCGTCCTTGCGCCAATGGCGCAAGGACACGCCGACAAGCGGCAGCGCCGCGCCGGCGCCCAAGCCCGAGCCGCCCGCCGGCGGCTGCGCTGCCGGGAGCGGCAGCGCCATGACCGGATCGGGCACAACGTCGATCCGGTCGCGCGGCACCCCCATCCGCCCCAGCAAAGCGGCGGATTCGGCGTCGCGCACGGAAACATACGCGCAGCGGCGCATGACGCCGCGAATCAGCCGGTCCATCCACCGGCGATTCACGGGTCCGATCCCTTGCGCGTAAGCGAATGTCGGCTTGCCAAGCAGCTGAGCCAGCTTGAGCACGCCGGTATAATAAGGAATCGTCTTGGTCCCTGTCGCATCCTGAAGCAGGCTGCCGCCGCCGCTGATAAGACCGTCGCTGCCGCGAATCGCGCGGACGATCTCGCCGAAGCGCATCCGGTGCACGGCTTCCACGCCGTACATCGCGGTTGTCCAGGCCGGATCGATCGAGAGCACGACCGGCTCGATGCGGAGCCCTTGCGCGCGCCCTTCCTCTTCCAGCGCGAACAGAATGGACTTTAATACCGCCTCGTCCCCGCTGTTGCGAAAGCCGTAGTAGCCGGAGATGACTACACGCCGGACTTGAAGCCCTGTTTCATTTGCGCGACTCGTGGTGCCCATCGTTTCCAAACTCCTTCCCCGATTTGCCACACGCCGATCATCACAAGTCCGATCAGCGCGCCAAGCACAAGCCCGAGCAAATCACGGATGAGGGAAATCGGAAGCGGCGTATGAATATGGGCGAAAGTGTCCACCATGGACAGCTGCCCAATCGAGCCTACAATAAATAATACCCAAGCGGCGCGATATCGAAGCGCCACGAAAATGCCGAAGAAGAACAGCGGGTGCGAAAGCAAAAACTCTTTCGTCCGCGGCCGTACGCCGAAGGTCGACTCCAGCACGTTGCGGAACACCAGCTCCATGGAGGAAGCTTGTCCGGCATTGCCCGTACGGGACAGATAATAAAGCGCCATGACGCCAAGGACGCCGGCTACGGCAACCCACAGCACCGTGATTTGCATTTTCAACAGACGGCGCAAATTGCCGAATACCGATTCGCCGGTATACAGGAACAAGTACAACGCCACCAGCGCGATCGGCGCCAAGTGCAGCAGGCTGACGCCGCGGAATTGCTCCAGCACCAGCTTGTACGTCATGTTGTTCAGCAAGCCGACGATGAACGGAATGCCGCTCATCGAAATGACCGCGGTCGACGCAAAAATCGTAATCGCCATCAGAAGCCGTCGTCCGGCGCCAAGGCCCGGGAAGAACCAGCGCACTTGATCGGCGGACAACCGCGGCTGGTCCGCCGCGCCGCCGATCGGCCGGCGGTTGCCGACCGTATGCGCCCGCACGCGCCGAATGGCCCAAATCAGCGCCAAGGTCGGCGCGCTAATGGACGCGCCAAGCGCAAGCGCCTGCTCGAGAATCGGCTTCGACAGCACATACAAGCCGGCGCTGCCGACGAGGCCGAGCACGAAGACCGGAATCGCAACGCCCGGTACGAACGCGCTGATCAGCAGCGTAATAAACGCAATGGCGCCAAGAACGACAATGGCTTTCAGCGGCTTCACCCATGAAGGCGACTCGTATTTGAACGGCTGCGGCTGTCCGACTTCGAAGCCGAGCTTGTCCATTTTGGCAAGCACGCCGTTCTTGTCTTGCATCGCATTATAAAGATTTTCAAGCGGATCGGTGATAGCCGATTTTACCGGACTGCTCGACGGCGCACCGTTTAAGTAGAACATCCGGATGCTGCGGTCCTTCGCCGCAAGCTGGAACCGGTCGGCAATTTCCTCCGGCTTCATCGAAGCCGAATCGTTGTCCGAAAGCGAATACAGCCGGACTACGTTATAATCGGTCAAATAACCGAGCGTGTTCATGCCCTTCTGAGGCTTAGAGTTCTCGATCGCCGCGATTCCGATTCCATGCTTATTCAAGAGCTCCCCGAATTGGCTCAAGCTCTTAAGCTCGGCATTGTCCGCAAACCCTTTAACCGCGTCGCCTTCGAACAGGATGCGCGAAACGCCCATCTCTTGGAACGAGCGCAGCATCGCGTCGACGCTTGCCGCGTCAAACGGCACGCGGTCCGACAGCCGCGGCACGATCGTGAAGCCAGCCGCATGCAGCTCGTTCAGCGCGATCGGGTCCGGAACCATCGGCTTCAAAATCGCATCCTCCAGCGGCGTTTCGAGAATCAAGCCGCCGTGTCCTTCAAAGCTCCAGCGGGACGTGACGATGCCCCATTGTTTGAAGGTATCTTCAAGGACGGGACGAATCGCGTTCTCGTCCGCCTCGTCGGCGAACAACACATACGTGTAATTCTCGTCGACCGTATGCGGCTTGCCCTGCAGCTCGTAGGCCGTCGTCGAATTATAAAGCGACAGCCTCCCCGCCCAGCTCAGCTCCTGCAGCGACGATTCGAATACCGCCATGGCGGTAATGCCCGCGTCCTTCATTTTGGGCAGCTGGTCCTTCACAAACTGCTTAGGATGCGACTTATAGGCCGCAATCTGCACCAAATCCCGATAATCGAACACCATTTGCACGTTGTCCGACGTCTTCTCCATCTTCCAGCGCACGGCGCCGATCGGCAGCGCCGCGATCAAACCTAAAATAACCAATACGCAAAGTACAACGTTTGCTTTACGATTCCAGTGTTGCCAGTTATGCACGTCTTCCACTCCTTAACCTGTTCCGTAGGAAATATTCGCTACGATCGTCAGTTCTGTTCCGCAGGAAATTTCGCGTACGGAAGATCTGCTTCTATCTCTACTTGTCTACCCGTTCCATGACGCTTTGCGTCAAACGCGCGATCGAAGCCTTCGCATCGTCCTGCGAGCTTCCGCGAACGGCAAAATAAACTTTGATTTTAGGCTCCGTGCCCGACGGACGCAAACAGAACCAGGAACCGTCGGCGAGCAAATATTTCAGTACGTTTTCCGGCGGCAGCCCGTCCAAGCCCGGCAAATAATCGAGCACGCGGGTTACGCCGATACCGCCGATTTCGGCCGGCGGATTGCTGCGCCAGTCTTCCATGATCGCCGCGATCTGCTGAACGCCGTCCACGCCTTTAAGCGTGCGGGACTCCAGATGCTCCAAATAGTTGCCGAACTGCGCGTACAGCTCGACGAGCACGTCGTAAAGCGTTTTCCCCTTGCTCTTATAATAGGCAGCCGCTTCGCAAATTAGCATGGATGCGATAACCGCGTCTTTGTCGCGCGCATACGTTCCGGCCAAATAACCGTAGCTTTCCTCGTAGCCGAACAGGAAGGAACGATCGCCGCTTTGCTCGTACTGGGTCATTTTCTCCCCGATATATTTAAAGCCGGTCAGCGTGTTCACGACTTCAGCGCCGTAGAAGGCCGCGATGTCGGCGCCCATTTCGCTCGTAACGATCGTTTTGACGACGACGCCGTTCGCCGGCAGCTCGCCGCGCTCCTTCAACGTCCCAAGCAAGTAGTTGACCATAATCGCGCCCGATTGGTTGCCTGTCAGCACGACATAGTCGCCTTCGTTGTTGCGCACAACCGCGCCCATACGGTCGCAGTCCGGGTCCGTACCGATAATAATGTCGGCGCCAACCTCTTGGCCAAGCTTAATGGCGAGCGCGAACGCATCCCGCTCCTCCGGATTCGGCGATTTTACCGTACTGAAATACCCGTCCGGCTTCTCCTGCTCCGGCACGATATGTACATTCGACAGCCCGATCTCCTTCAGCACCTCGCGTACAGGCATATTGCCCGCCCCATGAAGCGGCGTGTACACAACGGCCAATTCGCTGCCGAGCCCTTCCTTAAGCAATTCGCTGTTCAAGCTTTCCGCGGCTACGGTCCGAATGTAGTCGAGGTCTTCCGCTTCGCCCAGCCAATTCAGCAGACCCTTCGCTTCCGCCTCCTCTCGGCTGATGCGGCGCACCTGATCGAAGCCCGTCACGCGCTGGATCGCGCCGATGACCTCGGCCGCGTCCTCCGGTACGAGCTGGCAGCCGTCGGAGCCGTATGCCTTATAACCGTTATATTCAGGTGGATTGTGGCTTGCCGTAATGACAATCCCGCTGCTTGCGCCAAGCGCGCGGACCGCGAACGAGAGCTGCGGCGTCGGGCGAAGCGACTGGAATACGTGCGCCTTCACGCCGTTGGCCGCGAGCACAAGCGCCGCATCTAGAGCGAACTCCGGTGAGTTGTTACGGGAATCGTAAGCAATGACAACCGATGGCGAGCTGCTCTTCCCCAGCACCCAATTCGCCAAGCCCTGCGTTGCTTTGCCGACCGTATAGATATTCAGACGGTTCGTGCCGGCGCCCATGACGCCGCGCAGCCCGCCTGTCCCGAATTCCAGCTCGCGGTAGAAGCGGTCCTCGATTTCCTTCTCGTTGCCCCTCAGCGCGGCAAGCTCCTCTTTCGTAGCCGCGTCGATCAGCGGATCGCCCAACCATGCCTCGTAACGTTCTACAGCGGATTGATTCATACTTCAGCATCCTCTCCATGAGTAGTCGTACAAATTCTCATCTATTAAAAAAAAACCGCGTGCAGAGCCTGCCTGCACGCAGCCCAATGAGACCTATTCCGGATCCTTCAAAGCAAACATGATTTCGCACTCCGCGACGACTTTGTCCCCGACTTTAGCCACCGCTTGCCCTTTGCCGATCATGCCCTTCAGACGCGTAATTTCTACTTCCAGCGTCAACGTGTCGCCCGGGACGACTTGTCCGCGGAAACGGCAGTTGTCGATGCCGGCGAAGAAACCGATTTTGCCG
It includes:
- a CDS encoding glycosyltransferase family 4 protein, producing MSQVVLYTIGFIISLCLALVLTPFVIKFANKIGAIDKPNHRKVHTRIMPRLGGLGIYAAFIGAYFAVKAFIPEGLLRDYDYNLINALLAGGSIIVIIGALDDRFELSAKVKLLGQLIAASVVVLGFGVKIDLVNIPFGEAMQPVAAWISIPLTIVWIVGVTNAINLIDGLDGLAAGVSGIAISSILVMAAFMGSAPVILLCALLLGGVIGFLVYNFHPAKIFMGDTGSLFLGFALATLSMMGFKQVTMVSFVTPLLIIGVPLSDTFFAIVRRWVNKKPIFAPDKGHLHHCLRELGFSHRRTVLIIYGIASIFGVCAVLQSTIVQSDAANWITFGVILVLVFILQIGAELIGIVDKTRRPVLNFLQRLLLGSTQESRSK
- a CDS encoding S-layer homology domain-containing protein — translated: MRQTSKLYSKQNSQALMYIRGGDKKVMKKSLSLLVAAAMTLSTSAVAFAADAAQELTTQQKFDALKEAGVLNGFPDGSAGLEKEMTRAEFAKVLTKLTELAENSAANVYSDVAKTHWAAGFIGAATEAGLLNGLGNGKFGPSGKVTVEQIAKVADLVAGIEPKADGTVAGTVSPWAKGFVAAAIEAGLIPELPTYQVNATRAMLVDVAYDLAQPEETVLKATEAKQSGAKKVTVKFNKEVTAEEKAALTYELKNSLTTYPVTATFAADNKSVDLAVAYLPAGDYTLTVKGMDALTLKVEDETAKKVDITATALQQVDGQDLGVKVYNQFGEDMGAAAQVTSYNVTKSKQLKNGSTLDLKTGDDAAAINDVISVTAIYPSAGLSVNKQLKVINGSSATSIKLDQVQPVSGDARISVKDGYVLPLTLTDAAGQKVALPNGDIDLTGAPAGGKSVTYAGLVFYVSDNSIVDKFTVTDGVIKFATKKAGTVYVTVTNGAAAASAQTSIVVNDVAKVKTFELGNSGKLIVKGEKAVLPFTAVDTYGAAIAAKDVDLKNVKFNAFGSEIAPVKNAKGELEFTFTQTGTTTIYVYVDGVLQTKSVGISVADVAVFKAVHSVDVATTLEVGAQPTINQDNILLVDNYGRTSNVAAGKYTVTSGTPAVVKVEDGKLKALATGTAEITVHATTNDGITDKKFTVTVIANSDIKSYAIDTIDTLFGSTTPADTVGYEKAVTLVGKTAGGTTVALKSTAPDFVTSSDESVLKVADNGTTVVGQKAGKSTVAAYLNGSKVAEREVTVSADAKVVKTVELSADEYSVSLAGVKTVTPGVTVKDQYGQPIVAPGKLLIADTSIATVTGGVVTGVKVGTTTVTYVASNGTTDTAVIVVNP
- a CDS encoding S-layer homology domain-containing protein, with protein sequence MIRKLVTLFVMLALIIQVLPANRIETAQAATGNFAFPSESDQIASPRVTTEERITLQGTISNVDPSSISYSVYQITDPSNPNNISDKDNKRENLTSNISVSGSSIQIFNIQLFPGLNKLTFKGTQSGGEVANSIYVEYRDGPMLFDLTASLDGNNFPIMENGTTVVQSSTSRGRSSADISITGKAPNAQQVTIVVNGSSKTYSVNSSNNNSFAAAPITLQKGKNQVTIRIKNGTQVIETSRDIAFYNGSVTFYDVNINEMDVNPPNSNLQSAALEYNPNFVVDTSNNLLLTGKVIVPNSYFIEPAGSSETPHPNPAVPLDSMKASFKKTTELNYTDIALGAITVTTAIGPPLPTDKFFVYEYTIDLGAASAFDFGATYNVKLTARNEENVHLNVTPTEQGTDALYFSLRDKDEPFISQINYLTGYKPGSHQNIEGTPLEGKNIYGLPVGIEVLVGNASGTDPVVATKISDLYGHNFTPILKPVPSAGQSLASGEYAIREQSLVTKTVNGNPEVFQRVVIEFYKMPYEGTQTITLQVAGGDTASAKFTLLYGPYANFDKIFDGMPVSDDTTMATSARVTEIILNKLGNFHGSLQNINNTSEIRYDNTNGPRTVYFYINNVPFPLEQDGDISSFKLKEDASSPSWQEKALDAMFNGENVIKFVYQSSKSYYEKVVKVNKTPTNLPIIPAPGTTGVFPFTYEDLIQNPQPILNDPNFPKTGSIYTTTEPFMNVSGTFDFIDLGKSKAAVELKMPSLLAVSNGHKDADDYILKITSASQTTAITWKLSDPFQIVDGDTPLGIFPANGNINSDLVVQYDVQTESFKFMLRKQELNADGSSSVYLFNVYNSGDTGPKATFRLEVDPTVLPYKILRPYLPAEGIVNKNYVDVIINAKGASKVTINKLAADKFAYDADNNSANGVEYPNAFKATVSGLKPGVNKISFTIESSTDKVSDIFEVTYTPTNIPGAQYLDAMKNSNKVFDGALSLTFPKGTSLIRRDYNVPANLKGQVFTGHKLLFAIANPEDGVVDRREYDSPPADFDLIMQNFGTRFRVSFPTRFVKASPVYWIDAGLADDTNTAIYDPLKMGVDPYQYPGAKGPSDTKIPTYDERPDDRELILSKRGTLTLSFDPSIRNTAGTIVTVFRYDVKNKYWVNLGGTVDTKKNTITVPFDQFGYYVTAKMGYSFSDVTNHPYARNYLEAIYSKGVMNAANFDDFGADMYTTRGEFTSMIVKALNIPLNYELSKPHFDDVPPIINQDALWDYSTIETAAREGIVRGMQPRAFEPTANLSRGDATVFLARALNLKLETDADKIDKELQKTFKDYTEIDYYAKASVLAIAKKGYIKGSPIDPADPKKGYTFEPKSSLLRSDAAIIMGKVLADLKRLPKLN